A DNA window from Mucilaginibacter xinganensis contains the following coding sequences:
- a CDS encoding porin family protein, which translates to MKKILSFAILLLVAGSVSAQGYYGHRRAVRRSAPRSQSNDFYRVRVGIAGGFNFADAVDSYNTDYSTAGITAFHVGLTLDVPIIYPVSFAPEVLFSQKGYSAQTNDGNFTQRANFIDVPLLAKFRLSPNFNFVVGPQVSFPISTTNTYDNGFDVTARDHYSTTNDRTVLDGVIGVGFDINPSVELRARYTIDFQQTDDNAYFLPGYRNEVFQLGIGFKFQ; encoded by the coding sequence ATGAAAAAAATTCTCTCTTTTGCTATACTCCTGCTGGTGGCAGGTTCAGTAAGTGCTCAGGGCTATTACGGTCATCGCCGTGCGGTAAGGCGTTCAGCTCCGCGCAGCCAGTCGAACGATTTTTACCGGGTTAGGGTGGGCATTGCCGGTGGTTTCAATTTTGCTGATGCAGTTGACTCTTATAATACCGATTATTCAACCGCAGGAATTACTGCTTTTCATGTGGGCTTGACTTTAGATGTGCCTATTATTTACCCTGTGTCTTTTGCACCGGAGGTTTTATTTTCGCAAAAAGGCTATTCAGCACAAACCAACGACGGCAATTTTACCCAGCGCGCTAACTTTATTGACGTACCCTTGTTGGCAAAATTCAGGCTTTCGCCAAACTTTAACTTTGTAGTTGGCCCACAGGTTTCATTTCCTATATCAACCACAAACACTTATGACAATGGCTTTGACGTTACCGCCCGCGATCATTATAGCACCACTAATGACAGAACGGTTTTGGATGGCGTAATAGGCGTTGGTTTTGACATAAACCCAAGTGTTGAATTACGCGCCAGGTACACCATTGATTTTCAGCAAACTGATGACAATGCCTACTTTCTTCCCGGCTACCGCAATGAGGTTTTCCAGTTGGGCATAGGGTTTAAGTTTCAATAA
- a CDS encoding nucleotide-diphospho-sugar transferase translates to MTATSDFIQTRSPVLFIIFNRPDTTAQVFNQIKKAKPKRLYIAGDGARNERPGETQLCEAARNVVNEIDWECDVKTRFQDVNLGCKDGVSTAISWFFEHEEEGIILEDDCLPADSFFSFCDNLLEKYRYDTRVRHITGCNLQQGKKWGDASYYFSNITHVWGWAGWRRVWKDYDKDLKRFDESSLRYEIGKIFQDSFILDSLEQIFKELKAGKIDTWDYQLGFLNYLNNGLCIIPNVNLISNLGFGTGSTHTVNTDSPYANLPVGSLTKIVHPRYFLPEKQADLFTLSHDFNIEERERRHNLLRRKVKRWVKEKLMTNE, encoded by the coding sequence ATGACAGCTACCTCTGATTTCATTCAAACAAGATCACCTGTATTATTTATAATATTTAACAGACCGGATACTACGGCGCAAGTTTTTAATCAAATAAAAAAAGCTAAACCAAAGCGGCTGTACATAGCAGGGGATGGTGCGCGAAATGAAAGGCCCGGAGAAACCCAATTATGTGAGGCGGCCAGGAATGTGGTAAACGAAATTGATTGGGAATGTGATGTTAAAACGCGTTTTCAGGATGTAAACCTTGGTTGTAAGGATGGAGTTTCTACCGCCATAAGCTGGTTTTTTGAGCATGAAGAAGAGGGCATAATATTAGAAGATGATTGCCTGCCCGCTGATAGTTTTTTTAGCTTTTGCGACAACCTGCTGGAAAAATATCGATATGATACCAGGGTAAGGCACATAACTGGCTGTAATTTACAGCAAGGAAAAAAATGGGGCGATGCAAGTTACTATTTTTCAAATATTACGCATGTTTGGGGCTGGGCTGGCTGGAGGCGCGTTTGGAAGGATTATGATAAAGATCTTAAGCGGTTTGACGAAAGTAGCCTGCGTTATGAAATTGGTAAAATATTTCAGGATAGTTTTATCCTGGATAGCCTGGAACAAATTTTTAAGGAGTTAAAAGCTGGGAAAATTGATACTTGGGATTATCAGCTGGGTTTTTTGAATTACCTTAACAATGGGCTGTGTATAATACCTAATGTCAACCTGATTTCTAATTTAGGTTTCGGGACCGGTTCAACGCACACAGTTAATACCGATAGCCCGTATGCGAATTTACCGGTGGGGAGCCTCACAAAAATTGTTCATCCGCGATATTTTTTACCGGAAAAACAAGCCGATCTTTTCACACTGTCGCATGATTTTAATATTGAAGAACGGGAAAGAAGACATAACCTGTTAAGAAGAAAAGTTAAAAGATGGGTAAAAGAAAAATTGATGACCAATGAGTGA
- a CDS encoding nucleotide-diphospho-sugar transferase, whose amino-acid sequence MGQFDTFPYQTNSAVLFVIFNRPDTTKLVFDQIRAARPKRLYIAADGPRSDNPNDGLLCKKARDIVKNVDWDCEVQTRYSETNIGCKKGVSAAVTWFFNNEEEGIILEDDCLPANSFFKFCDTLLNKYRNDTRVRHITGCNLQQGKKWGDASYYFSNRTHVWGWASWRRVWNDYDLNLEKYDQSEITELFQNIYEDPLVAESWAQIFEDVKADKINSWAYPLDFANFFNNGLVIIPNQNLISNIGFSAGATNTTEEGNIYANLPLSEIDEIIDPVLMLPEKRADLCIINRDFNIDQRRRKQNSVNRKVKKWLGAVFRNAAL is encoded by the coding sequence ATGGGTCAATTTGATACTTTTCCTTACCAAACAAACTCAGCCGTTTTATTTGTTATTTTTAACCGGCCGGATACCACTAAGCTGGTATTTGATCAGATAAGGGCGGCGAGGCCTAAACGTTTATATATAGCCGCTGATGGTCCGCGTTCAGATAATCCAAATGATGGGTTGCTATGCAAAAAGGCAAGGGATATTGTTAAAAATGTAGATTGGGACTGCGAGGTACAAACCCGTTACAGTGAAACTAATATAGGTTGTAAGAAAGGGGTTTCGGCAGCGGTAACCTGGTTTTTTAATAACGAGGAAGAAGGGATCATATTAGAAGATGATTGCTTGCCGGCAAACAGTTTTTTTAAATTTTGCGATACGCTTTTAAATAAATACAGAAACGATACACGCGTTAGGCATATTACGGGCTGTAATTTACAGCAAGGAAAAAAATGGGGCGATGCAAGCTATTATTTTTCAAACAGGACCCACGTTTGGGGTTGGGCCAGCTGGAGGAGGGTTTGGAATGATTACGATTTGAATTTAGAGAAATATGATCAAAGTGAGATAACCGAACTTTTTCAAAATATTTATGAAGACCCGCTTGTAGCGGAAAGCTGGGCGCAAATTTTTGAGGATGTGAAAGCTGACAAAATTAATTCATGGGCGTATCCGCTTGATTTTGCCAATTTTTTCAATAATGGCCTTGTAATTATTCCAAATCAAAACCTGATCTCCAATATTGGTTTTAGCGCCGGCGCTACTAATACCACTGAAGAAGGCAATATATACGCAAACCTCCCACTATCGGAAATTGATGAAATTATAGATCCTGTTTTAATGCTACCTGAAAAAAGAGCCGACCTTTGTATTATAAACAGGGATTTTAACATAGATCAAAGACGTCGGAAGCAGAATTCAGTAAACCGAAAAGTTAAGAAATGGCTGGGCGCGGTGTTTCGTAATGCAGCTTTATAA
- a CDS encoding ABC transporter ATP-binding protein yields the protein MKTYFRLLSFAKPIEKFAIPYILFTLLYVLFSSMVYPLLIPLMNTLFITDTCKTAATEVVQQPGFLDITGWFKYYMSSFIQSQGPWGALKFICTVIIITMVLGNLFRYLGARTMENLRLHTLLNLRRSVFNNVMDMHLGYFNNQRKGDIISKIASDVQVVQFSVTATLQVIFKDPFQMIVFLVLLFKISVSLTLGSLLVVPVSAFIISKIVKKLKAQAVAAQQTYGNMISYLDESLQGIRIIKAFNATDFIKKRFNDENTKYSRILRSMAKRQQSASPVSETLAIIMISCIVLYGGFLILNKRSDLSGGQFIAYIAIFSQLMRPAKSISDSFSNIHSGIAAGERVLALIDEKPAIKDAPNAATLTGFNKSIEFKNVSFAYGDRQILNNINLTIPKGKTVALVGPSGGGKSTLMDLVPHFIEPQSGEILIDGQNINNFTAQSLRNLLGVVNQESILFNDSIFNNIAFGKTNVTLEQVKEAAKIANAHNFIIETENGYETNIGDRGTKLSGGQRQRICIARAVLNNPPVLLLDEATSALDTESEKLVQDALNNLMKNRTSLIIAHRLSTIQNADIIIVLENGFIVEQGNHLQLIENNGLYRKLIDMQTFAG from the coding sequence ATGAAGACATATTTCCGGCTGCTGTCATTTGCCAAACCAATTGAAAAGTTTGCCATTCCATACATCCTGTTCACTTTATTGTATGTTCTTTTCAGTTCAATGGTTTACCCGTTGCTGATCCCGCTTATGAATACGCTGTTTATAACAGATACCTGTAAAACAGCGGCGACTGAAGTAGTTCAACAACCTGGGTTTCTTGACATCACAGGGTGGTTTAAGTACTACATGAGCTCTTTTATTCAGAGTCAGGGCCCTTGGGGGGCATTGAAGTTTATTTGTACAGTTATTATTATTACCATGGTTTTGGGTAACCTGTTCCGTTACCTTGGTGCCCGCACGATGGAAAACCTGCGCTTACATACTCTATTGAACCTGCGCCGCTCGGTTTTTAACAACGTAATGGATATGCATCTGGGTTATTTTAATAACCAGCGTAAGGGCGATATTATTTCAAAAATAGCCTCTGATGTTCAGGTGGTACAGTTTTCAGTGACTGCTACGTTACAGGTTATTTTCAAAGACCCATTTCAAATGATCGTGTTCCTGGTTTTGCTTTTTAAAATTTCCGTCAGTCTCACGCTCGGTTCACTTTTAGTGGTGCCTGTTTCTGCATTTATCATTTCAAAAATCGTAAAAAAGCTAAAAGCCCAGGCAGTAGCTGCCCAGCAAACTTACGGTAATATGATCAGTTATCTTGATGAATCATTACAGGGCATCCGGATAATTAAGGCTTTTAACGCCACTGATTTCATTAAAAAGCGTTTTAACGATGAGAATACAAAATATTCCAGGATCTTGAGGTCTATGGCTAAACGCCAGCAATCGGCATCCCCGGTTTCTGAAACGCTTGCCATCATCATGATATCGTGCATTGTGCTTTATGGCGGCTTTTTAATTTTGAACAAACGATCAGATTTAAGCGGCGGCCAGTTCATTGCCTATATAGCTATTTTTTCGCAGCTGATGCGCCCGGCAAAATCTATTTCAGATTCATTCAGCAACATCCATTCGGGTATTGCGGCAGGTGAGCGGGTGCTTGCGTTAATTGACGAAAAACCTGCTATTAAAGATGCTCCAAATGCGGCAACACTTACAGGGTTTAACAAAAGTATTGAGTTTAAAAATGTGTCGTTCGCTTATGGCGACAGGCAGATCCTTAATAATATTAACCTGACTATCCCTAAAGGGAAGACCGTCGCGCTGGTTGGGCCATCTGGCGGCGGAAAATCGACCCTGATGGACCTGGTGCCGCATTTTATAGAGCCTCAATCGGGCGAAATCTTAATTGATGGACAAAATATAAATAATTTTACGGCCCAGTCGTTGCGGAACTTGCTTGGGGTAGTTAATCAGGAATCAATTTTATTTAACGATTCTATTTTTAACAACATAGCCTTTGGCAAAACCAATGTTACCCTTGAGCAGGTTAAAGAAGCTGCTAAAATAGCCAATGCACACAATTTTATTATTGAAACCGAAAATGGTTATGAAACCAACATCGGCGACCGCGGTACCAAGCTATCAGGCGGACAGCGGCAACGCATTTGCATAGCGCGTGCGGTTTTAAATAACCCTCCGGTTTTGCTGCTTGATGAGGCTACCTCAGCACTTGACACCGAATCGGAAAAATTGGTCCAGGATGCTTTAAACAACCTGATGAAGAACAGGACTTCATTAATTATTGCGCATCGGTTAAGCACTATACAGAATGCCGATATTATTATTGTGCTTGAAAATGGCTTTATTGTGGAACAGGGTAATCACTTGCAACTCATTGAAAACAATGGATTGTACCGTAAGTTGATTGATATGCAAACTTTTGCAGGGTAA
- a CDS encoding glycosyltransferase family 9 protein, with protein sequence MLIIKTDAIGDYVLFRNFIEAVKTSALYNNHKVDLLGNVLWQDLAVNYDAAFVDEFIFLKANDYYNSPLETLKLAWRLFKKNYSVVLQPTYSRTLINDSFAALTGSRQIIGFEGDSVSIPTRYKNKTDKFYKERLILPQSIRFEFDRSKFFFESVLGEVISIKILSIPTEKNANNGIVIFPGAGIFKRSWQKERFLALIKRIKQHTDAQIYLAGGHGDVGTGNFIEENLPEQGINNLIGKTSLPQLIDLIGGAALVIANETSAVHIAVATKTPSVCILGGGHFERFAPYPAYFETGPVCVYQKMECFYCNWNCIYLTTETEPYPCIEKVSFENVWQAILPLIQQYGN encoded by the coding sequence TTGCTCATTATTAAAACCGACGCCATAGGTGATTACGTACTATTCAGGAATTTTATTGAGGCTGTTAAAACATCTGCTTTATACAATAATCACAAGGTTGATTTATTGGGGAATGTTTTATGGCAGGACCTGGCTGTTAATTACGATGCTGCTTTTGTGGACGAATTTATCTTCTTAAAAGCCAACGACTATTACAATTCTCCCCTGGAAACTTTGAAACTAGCGTGGCGGTTATTTAAAAAGAATTATTCGGTTGTGTTACAGCCAACTTATTCCCGCACCTTGATAAATGATTCATTTGCTGCGCTCACCGGTTCGCGCCAAATCATAGGGTTTGAGGGCGATAGTGTCAGCATTCCGACGCGGTACAAAAACAAAACGGATAAATTTTACAAAGAGCGTTTGATATTGCCCCAAAGCATCCGCTTTGAGTTTGATCGGTCGAAATTCTTCTTTGAAAGCGTTTTAGGTGAAGTGATCAGCATAAAAATACTATCGATTCCCACTGAAAAGAACGCTAACAACGGGATTGTTATTTTTCCGGGAGCAGGGATCTTTAAACGGAGCTGGCAAAAGGAGCGTTTCCTGGCCCTGATTAAACGGATAAAACAGCATACTGATGCGCAAATTTATTTAGCAGGCGGCCATGGCGATGTGGGGACAGGAAATTTCATTGAAGAAAACCTCCCTGAACAAGGAATCAATAATTTAATCGGTAAAACTTCGTTACCTCAACTGATTGATCTTATTGGCGGGGCGGCGTTAGTTATTGCTAATGAAACCAGCGCTGTCCATATTGCTGTTGCTACAAAAACGCCATCGGTTTGTATCCTTGGCGGCGGGCATTTTGAACGCTTTGCACCTTACCCGGCCTATTTTGAAACCGGGCCCGTTTGTGTTTATCAGAAAATGGAATGTTTTTATTGTAACTGGAATTGTATCTACTTAACAACGGAAACGGAGCCTTACCCGTGTATTGAAAAAGTGAGTTTTGAAAATGTTTGGCAGGCCATACTGCCATTAATACAGCAATATGGTAATTAA
- a CDS encoding glycosyltransferase family 2 protein — MINHEGKSLTAGIGMRRISVVIVTYNAAKFLQNCLNSIYAQPYPAIDIIVIDGKSTDGTIRILEENANRINTWISEKDNGVYDAMNKALKYIKGEWVYFIGADDELLPEFSQMVAELDDPSAIYYANVFAEGKKRAGYLNKYRFAKFGAYHQAMIYPKQVFDKYKYNILYKISADFALTLELYADKNFHFLYKDYTLANFNHTGLSGTQVDKPFQKDKSAMILKYFGLKIWLRYKVYKFKHRHNPRA; from the coding sequence ATGATTAACCACGAAGGCAAAAGTTTAACAGCAGGCATTGGCATGCGGCGCATATCTGTAGTTATTGTTACCTATAATGCAGCTAAATTTTTGCAAAACTGCCTCAATAGCATTTACGCACAGCCATACCCCGCTATAGACATTATTGTAATTGACGGGAAAAGTACCGATGGCACTATAAGAATATTGGAGGAAAATGCAAACCGCATAAACACTTGGATAAGTGAAAAAGATAACGGCGTGTACGACGCTATGAACAAAGCTTTAAAATACATTAAAGGCGAATGGGTATATTTTATAGGTGCCGATGATGAACTCTTACCTGAATTTTCGCAGATGGTTGCTGAACTTGATGATCCATCGGCTATTTATTACGCCAACGTATTTGCTGAAGGTAAAAAACGGGCCGGCTATTTAAATAAATACAGATTTGCAAAATTTGGAGCCTATCACCAGGCTATGATTTATCCCAAACAAGTATTTGATAAATACAAGTATAACATACTGTACAAAATTTCGGCTGATTTTGCGCTTACTCTTGAGCTATATGCTGATAAAAATTTCCATTTTCTTTACAAAGATTATACGCTTGCAAACTTTAACCATACGGGCTTATCAGGCACACAAGTAGATAAACCTTTTCAAAAAGACAAGTCAGCGATGATATTAAAGTATTTTGGTTTAAAAATCTGGCTCCGTTATAAAGTATACAAATTTAAACACAGGCATAATCCAAGGGCTTAA
- a CDS encoding glycosyltransferase family 4 protein produces the protein MKKSVLVTFDSMKYPNSGFFSFGKSLGEALLSENNDRFDFTFYVHKRSTYVFMGKVALVYLSKLHKLIFPGKSNYQLVHFTDQYCRLRPQKASGKKILTIHDINPIHEKRKSERKIAKHIEKLRRYIAACDKVVTISNFVADDILNYFPEAKDKLSVIYNGADKLYVPEDHVPAYLPQKVFLFTIGFISAKKNFHVLPALLRGNDYELVISGVETPYKDKIMEEAQKHGVADRVKITGTISEFDKAWYYKNCEAFVFPSLAEGFGLPVIEAMHFGKPVFLSTHTSLPEIGGDAAFYFENFEPNHMQQVLRHGLKEFHKKNLAERSIRHAEQFDWESTARQYLQLYGECLS, from the coding sequence ATGAAGAAATCTGTTTTAGTCACTTTTGATTCTATGAAGTACCCTAACTCGGGTTTCTTTTCATTTGGTAAAAGTTTAGGCGAGGCGTTATTAAGTGAAAATAACGATCGTTTCGATTTTACATTTTATGTTCATAAAAGATCTACGTATGTTTTTATGGGTAAAGTAGCCCTGGTTTATTTATCCAAGCTGCACAAGTTAATTTTTCCGGGGAAAAGCAACTATCAACTGGTTCACTTTACTGATCAGTATTGCAGGTTGAGGCCGCAAAAGGCAAGCGGCAAAAAAATACTGACTATACACGATATTAACCCCATCCACGAAAAGAGAAAATCGGAAAGAAAGATTGCAAAACATATAGAGAAACTAAGACGCTATATTGCCGCGTGCGATAAAGTGGTGACCATATCAAACTTTGTGGCTGATGATATTTTAAATTATTTCCCGGAAGCAAAAGATAAGTTAAGTGTTATTTATAATGGCGCGGATAAACTTTATGTTCCGGAGGATCATGTTCCCGCCTATCTGCCCCAAAAGGTTTTTTTATTCACCATCGGCTTTATATCTGCCAAAAAGAACTTTCACGTACTGCCCGCGTTGCTGCGGGGTAATGATTACGAATTGGTGATATCGGGGGTAGAAACACCTTATAAAGATAAAATAATGGAAGAGGCACAAAAGCATGGCGTTGCTGATAGGGTTAAAATTACAGGTACCATAAGCGAGTTTGACAAAGCATGGTATTATAAAAATTGCGAGGCCTTTGTTTTTCCTTCGCTTGCGGAAGGTTTTGGGTTGCCGGTTATTGAGGCCATGCATTTTGGCAAACCGGTATTTTTATCGACACATACCTCATTACCTGAAATTGGTGGCGACGCTGCATTTTACTTCGAAAACTTTGAGCCCAACCACATGCAGCAGGTTTTAAGGCATGGGTTAAAGGAATTTCATAAAAAAAATTTGGCTGAACGCTCAATAAGACATGCGGAGCAATTCGACTGGGAGAGTACAGCGCGACAATACCTGCAATTATATGGTGAATGCTTAAGTTAA
- the meaB gene encoding methylmalonyl Co-A mutase-associated GTPase MeaB has product MQSATTNIKPHFTDFRSVARALTIVENDLQGTGELLKSLSFTKNAPVIGITGPPGAGKSTLVNALISGLIADSKKIAVLAIDPTSPFNFGSLLGDRIRMAPHFNHPDVFIRSLATRGSLGGLSAKTIEMTDVLRASGFDYILVETVGVGQSEIEIAGLADITLLVLVPESGDEIQNIKSGLMEIADAFIVNKSDRPDADFFVNNLKKIQSNKETQLPVFKTVASKNEGIDQVIQFIQSRSEIKNARKELLLAEKAYQLIQQKRMADVDKKKLQQAIAKALKDPKFNLYEFIGPLTHNTE; this is encoded by the coding sequence ATGCAGAGCGCTACAACTAATATTAAACCGCATTTTACTGATTTCCGTTCGGTTGCCCGAGCCTTAACTATTGTTGAAAACGATTTGCAGGGTACCGGCGAACTTTTAAAAAGTTTGTCATTTACAAAAAACGCGCCTGTTATTGGCATTACCGGCCCCCCGGGAGCAGGTAAAAGCACATTGGTAAACGCACTCATCAGCGGGTTAATTGCTGATAGTAAAAAAATAGCGGTATTGGCTATTGATCCAACTTCACCTTTTAATTTTGGTTCGCTGCTTGGCGACAGGATCCGGATGGCTCCCCACTTTAACCATCCCGATGTATTTATCCGTTCGCTGGCCACGCGCGGATCCCTTGGCGGCCTCTCTGCCAAAACGATTGAAATGACAGATGTTTTGAGGGCATCCGGGTTTGATTATATACTCGTAGAGACGGTTGGTGTCGGGCAGTCAGAAATTGAGATCGCAGGGCTTGCAGATATCACTTTATTGGTTTTAGTGCCCGAAAGCGGTGATGAGATCCAAAACATAAAATCAGGACTAATGGAAATTGCAGATGCTTTTATAGTGAATAAAAGCGACCGGCCGGATGCTGATTTTTTTGTAAATAATTTAAAAAAGATCCAAAGCAATAAAGAAACCCAACTCCCGGTGTTTAAAACCGTTGCATCAAAAAACGAGGGAATTGACCAGGTGATCCAATTTATCCAATCAAGATCTGAAATAAAGAACGCCCGCAAAGAACTTTTGCTTGCCGAAAAAGCTTACCAGCTAATTCAGCAAAAGCGCATGGCTGATGTAGATAAAAAAAAGCTTCAGCAAGCAATTGCCAAAGCTTTGAAAGATCCGAAATTTAATTTGTATGAGTTTATAGGTCCGCTGACCCATAATACTGAATAA
- a CDS encoding aminopeptidase P N-terminal domain-containing protein produces MKYLPINNEVFVHNRKNFVSRLKPCSIAIFNSNDEFPRSGDQSFLFKQNPDFFYLTGIDQEQSVLVLFPECPNPLYKEVLFLRQTNEHIAIWEGHKYTKEEGKITSGIKSIYWLSEFDAVLQAIINYAEYIYINTNENDRYSHAVPYRDIRFLDSLRAKYPLHKYERSALILRDLRAVKSATEIELTKKACNITRDAFIRVLEFTKPGVTEYEIEAEITHEFLRQRATGNAYNPIIASGKNAIVLHYVDNNQVCKDGDVILFDFGAEYANYNADMSRSVPVNGRFTKRQRDVYNAVLRVMRSATKMIVAGTVLNEYHEEVGKIMTDELIGLGLLTKHDIAKQNPDVPVYKRYFMHGTSHHLGLDVHDFASRYKPFEVGNILTCEPGIYIAEEGLGIRIENNILITAEGNVDLMADIPVEAAHIEDIMN; encoded by the coding sequence ATGAAATATCTTCCTATTAATAATGAGGTGTTTGTACATAATAGAAAAAATTTCGTTTCGCGATTAAAGCCCTGTTCTATAGCTATTTTCAATTCTAATGATGAATTTCCAAGAAGCGGGGACCAAAGTTTTCTTTTTAAACAAAATCCTGATTTTTTTTACCTGACCGGTATAGACCAGGAGCAGAGTGTCCTGGTTTTATTCCCAGAGTGTCCTAATCCACTATACAAAGAAGTACTATTTTTAAGACAAACTAACGAACATATCGCAATTTGGGAGGGCCATAAATATACTAAAGAAGAAGGTAAAATTACTTCCGGTATTAAAAGCATTTACTGGTTAAGTGAATTTGACGCGGTATTGCAGGCAATAATTAATTATGCTGAGTATATTTATATAAATACAAATGAAAACGACAGGTATAGCCATGCGGTGCCTTACCGGGATATCAGGTTCCTTGACTCATTGCGTGCAAAATACCCGCTGCACAAGTATGAACGCTCAGCACTGATCCTGCGTGATCTTCGGGCTGTTAAATCGGCCACAGAAATAGAACTGACAAAAAAAGCTTGTAATATTACCCGGGATGCGTTCATACGTGTACTTGAATTTACAAAACCAGGCGTTACTGAGTATGAAATTGAAGCTGAAATAACTCATGAGTTTTTAAGGCAACGTGCTACGGGCAACGCTTACAATCCTATCATTGCCTCAGGCAAAAATGCCATTGTGCTTCATTACGTGGATAATAACCAGGTTTGCAAAGACGGGGATGTAATCCTTTTTGATTTTGGTGCCGAATATGCCAACTATAATGCAGACATGAGCCGGTCTGTACCCGTAAACGGTCGCTTTACCAAACGCCAGCGCGACGTTTATAATGCCGTTTTACGGGTTATGCGTTCCGCCACAAAAATGATTGTTGCCGGCACTGTTTTAAACGAATACCATGAAGAGGTGGGAAAAATAATGACAGATGAACTGATCGGCCTGGGATTGTTAACCAAACATGATATTGCGAAGCAAAATCCTGATGTTCCCGTTTATAAAAGGTACTTTATGCATGGTACGTCGCATCACCTGGGTTTGGATGTACATGATTTTGCCAGCCGTTATAAGCCTTTTGAAGTGGGAAATATTTTAACCTGCGAGCCGGGCATTTATATAGCAGAAGAAGGACTGGGTATAAGGATAGAGAATAATATATTAATAACTGCCGAGGGTAATGTTGATTTAATGGCTGATATACCTGTTGAAGCGGCTCATATTGAGGATATAATGAACTAG